One part of the Dioscorea cayenensis subsp. rotundata cultivar TDr96_F1 chromosome 2, TDr96_F1_v2_PseudoChromosome.rev07_lg8_w22 25.fasta, whole genome shotgun sequence genome encodes these proteins:
- the LOC120278617 gene encoding transcription repressor OFP6-like, with protein sequence MKLSSSPANSIPPANSTVAGSKRRRSARFSFACGCKDTKSIAISEPSMKSTPTPRNPTETLSSGEIPSYSGLLRQLKDLEQSVRSWRGPSQPQSHRRCRSEGSGRIEESVAVVKVSDDPIGDFRRSMLVMIVEKEIVDGDELCELVDRFISLNSPRHHDLIHRAFAEIWDGVFLGCKIEAAAPEILRRSSTAPARRRR encoded by the coding sequence ATGAAGCTCTCTTCTTCTCCGGCGAACTCGATCCCGCCGGCGAACTCCACCGTCGCCGGATCCAAACGGCGGCGCTCAGCACGCTTCTCCTTCGCCTGCGGATGCAAAGACACCAAATCGATCGCCATCTCCGAACCATCCATGAAATCCACCCCAACCCCACGAAATCCCACCGAAACCCTCTCCTCCGGCGAGATCCCAAGCTACTCCGGCCTTCTCCGGCAGCTCAAAGACCTAGAGCAAAGCGTGAGATCGTGGCGCGGCCCATCCCAACCCCAATCCCATCGGCGGTGCCGGAGCGAGGGCAGTGGGCGGATCGAGGAGAGCGTGGCGGTGGTGAAGGTGAGCGATGATCCGATCGGAGATTTCAGGAGATCGATGCTGGTGATGATTGTTGAGAAGGAGATCGTGGATGGAGATGAGCTTTGTGAGCTCGTGGATCGGTTCATCTCGCTGAATTCGCCTCGGCATCACGATTTGATTCATCGAGCTTTTGCTGAGATTTGGGATGGTGTTTTCTTGGGTTGCAAGATTGAGGCTGCAGCGCCGGAGATTCTCCGGCGATCGAGCACCGCGCCGGCGCGACGGCGCCGATGA
- the LOC120279379 gene encoding uncharacterized protein LOC120279379, producing MEDDEDAEDDDMSVDNMPRGKGRIGPYRGERSCGMYTNPTNEENLTKSLVNAIQLNDIATEAPNPTNASCDIANNDPNHTISTPTISQASNDPFDAIANGGRLRIVVVNGLLEPSSKCSGVITKVFKQKVDTNGYIWKTISQATKDFYFEEFRKHCVWDSSMEAQVKVAWVIKASQRYSDFLRDIRNSEKKPEYMSDDVWRHWKASWDKPEFKMKREKNSNNRRSIAGPSSHTGGSISNVEHGKRLYKHLH from the exons atggaagatgatgaagatgctgAAGATGATGACATGTCTGTTGATA ACATGCCTAGAGGTAAAGGAAGGATTGGGCCATATCGAGGAGAAAGGTCTTGCGGGATGTACACTAATCCTACAAATGAAGAGAACTTAACAAAATCCCTCGTAAATGCCATTCAGCTTAATGATATAGCAACTGAGGCCCCTAATCCCACAAATGCATCATGTGATATTGCAAACAATGACCCAAATCATACAATTTCAACTCCTACTATATCCCAAGCTAGTAATGATCCATTTGATGCAATAGCTAATGGAGGTAGACTTCGCATCGTGGTTGTGAATGGAtt GTTAGAACCCTCTAGTAAATGTTCAGGTGTGATAACAAAGGTGTTCAAGCAAAAGGTGGACACTAATGGCTACATATGGAAAACAATTTCACAAGCtacaaaagatttttattttgaggagtttagg AAGCATTGTGTGTGGGATTCTTCAATGGAGGCTCAAGTGAAGGTGGCATGGGTTATCAAAGCTTCACAACGATACAGTGATTTTTTGCGAGATataagaaattctgaaaagaaaccagAATACATGTCTGATGATGTTTGGAGACATTGGAAAGCCTCTTGGGATAAACCTGAATTTAAGATGAAacgagaaaaaaattcaaataacagAAGGAGCATTGCAGGACCATCATCTCATACTGGAGGGTCAATATCTAATGTTGAACATGGCAAAAGACTA TATAAG CATCTTCATTAG